One Qipengyuania gaetbuli genomic region harbors:
- a CDS encoding META domain-containing protein — protein sequence MSAKKVRNLGLAGLAALTLAGCESLPGNVYHPLNGTTWRLVDVETSGTSTRLNPELQARHTLTFERGGRLNMQLDCNRGSADWEASLPQTYNGSISISQVAATRAFCPDPTFGEALAADLPSSSAYTLTPDGRGLVIRTARIVYAFERN from the coding sequence ATGTCCGCGAAGAAAGTGCGAAACCTCGGGCTGGCAGGCCTTGCCGCCCTGACGCTCGCCGGCTGCGAAAGCCTGCCCGGGAACGTCTATCACCCGCTCAATGGCACGACATGGCGCCTCGTCGATGTAGAGACGTCGGGTACGTCCACGCGGCTTAATCCCGAGCTCCAGGCGCGCCACACGCTGACGTTCGAGCGTGGCGGAAGACTGAACATGCAGCTCGATTGCAACCGCGGATCGGCTGACTGGGAAGCCTCGCTGCCCCAGACCTATAACGGTTCGATCAGCATTTCGCAGGTCGCGGCAACCCGCGCTTTCTGTCCCGATCCGACGTTTGGTGAAGCGCTGGCTGCAGACCTGCCGAGTTCCAGCGCCTACACGCTGACGCCCGACGGGCGCGGTCTCGTGATCCGCACCGCGCGGATCGTTTACGCTTTCGAGCGAAACTGA
- a CDS encoding M16 family metallopeptidase yields the protein MKRVISTSIIALAVSACSTYSDPAVESAAAPAAEAAAFEPAPLSALVAEVDLPYEKFVLDNGLTVIVHEDRKAPLVGVSVWYDVGSKHEPAGKTGFAHLFEHLMFNGTENAPADWFEYIQQMGGTDVNGTTNPDRTNYFQTVPTGALDRVLMLESDRMGHLLGAVTQEKLDNQRGVVQNEKRQGDNNPFGLLRYEIFENLFPKGHRYHHSTIGSMGDLDAASMDDVRSWFTDHYGPNNAVLVLAGDIDAATARAKVEKWFGDIERGPEVSHPTVTVPTLAESKTKTVTDQISTTRLYRMWTVPGSNSAESVPMNLASSVLGGLSSSRLDNALVREDPVAVSVSSFNFTLEDAGVFIVQADVKPGVDPAEVAAKLDAQIASYIATGPTADELERAKVSTMAGVIRGLESVGGFGGKAPQLASGELFMNDAGYVEKQLEQMAATTPEVVQGLMQKWLTRPVFNLVYNPGERTEGGENRGGAITGPDSLADIAQANYCAEESCDLSGIATTMQADRDTLPELAPLAGLDFPDIERATLSNGMEVYFAHRDAVPTVQVQVEFNAGRAAETAATLGTQRLLLAVMGEGTERLDATEYAIAQERLGASIYEGFDADFTNFGVAALAPNLAPSLELLAETIRSPGLRANVIERERARLLNGLSSELKDPNSIADRTARQVVFGSHPYGLPASGLGSADRLKSLTEADLRQFHVTWLRPDNARIYVVGDTSLAEVTRLLEASFGDWKAPATARPERLYNVAIPAPEQRIVLVNRPNSPQSVIYGAQVLDLRGRDQDITLLSAANEALGGGFLARINMNLREDKGWSYGAGSGVGNAFDRVYYGVRAPVQSDRTGDSISEIRKEINEFVAARGVQPNELERIVNSNMRELPGQFETAGDVLGGLVNIVRYNRPDNYYETRAQFFSKLTAAELDAEARRNLDEGDMVYIVVGDAKVVEPQLESLGLEVEVIEPQE from the coding sequence ATGAAACGCGTTATTTCGACCAGCATCATCGCGCTCGCCGTATCGGCCTGCTCGACCTATTCGGACCCGGCCGTGGAATCGGCGGCCGCTCCCGCAGCAGAAGCCGCTGCCTTCGAGCCGGCTCCGCTGTCGGCGCTGGTCGCGGAAGTCGACCTTCCGTATGAAAAGTTCGTCCTCGACAATGGCCTGACTGTCATCGTCCACGAAGACCGCAAGGCGCCGTTGGTCGGCGTTTCGGTGTGGTACGACGTCGGTTCGAAGCACGAACCGGCGGGCAAGACCGGCTTTGCCCACCTGTTCGAACACCTCATGTTCAACGGCACGGAAAACGCCCCGGCTGACTGGTTCGAATACATTCAGCAGATGGGCGGCACCGATGTGAACGGGACCACCAACCCCGACCGCACCAACTATTTCCAGACCGTGCCGACCGGCGCGCTCGACCGCGTGCTGATGCTCGAAAGCGACCGCATGGGCCACCTGCTCGGCGCGGTCACGCAGGAGAAGCTCGATAACCAGCGCGGCGTGGTCCAGAACGAAAAGCGCCAGGGCGACAACAACCCCTTCGGCCTGCTGCGTTACGAAATCTTCGAAAACCTCTTCCCCAAGGGCCACCGCTACCACCACTCCACCATCGGTTCGATGGGTGACCTCGATGCTGCGTCCATGGACGACGTGCGCAGCTGGTTCACCGATCACTACGGCCCGAACAACGCCGTCCTCGTGCTGGCCGGCGACATCGACGCGGCGACCGCCCGCGCCAAGGTCGAAAAGTGGTTCGGCGATATCGAGCGCGGCCCCGAAGTGAGCCACCCCACCGTCACCGTCCCGACGCTGGCGGAATCGAAGACCAAGACGGTCACCGACCAGATCTCGACCACGCGCCTCTATCGCATGTGGACCGTGCCGGGTTCGAACTCGGCTGAATCGGTTCCGATGAACCTCGCCTCCTCCGTGCTCGGCGGCCTGTCGAGCTCGCGTCTCGACAATGCGCTGGTCCGCGAAGACCCGGTCGCCGTGTCGGTCAGCAGCTTCAACTTCACGCTGGAAGATGCAGGCGTCTTCATCGTCCAGGCGGACGTAAAGCCGGGCGTCGATCCGGCGGAAGTAGCCGCAAAGCTCGATGCGCAGATCGCCAGCTACATCGCCACCGGCCCGACGGCCGACGAACTGGAACGTGCCAAGGTCTCGACCATGGCAGGCGTCATCCGCGGCCTTGAATCGGTCGGCGGCTTCGGCGGCAAGGCCCCGCAGCTGGCCTCGGGCGAGCTGTTCATGAACGATGCGGGCTATGTCGAGAAGCAGCTGGAGCAGATGGCGGCGACTACGCCTGAAGTGGTCCAGGGCCTGATGCAAAAGTGGCTGACCCGCCCGGTCTTCAACCTCGTCTACAACCCGGGCGAACGCACCGAAGGCGGCGAAAACCGCGGCGGCGCGATCACCGGTCCGGATTCGCTGGCCGACATCGCGCAGGCCAATTACTGCGCCGAGGAAAGCTGCGACCTGTCGGGCATCGCCACCACGATGCAGGCCGATCGCGACACGCTGCCCGAACTGGCCCCGCTGGCCGGTCTCGACTTCCCCGATATCGAACGCGCCACGCTGTCGAACGGCATGGAGGTCTATTTCGCCCACCGCGATGCGGTTCCGACGGTGCAGGTCCAGGTCGAGTTCAACGCCGGTCGTGCAGCCGAAACCGCTGCCACGCTCGGCACGCAGCGCCTGCTGCTGGCGGTGATGGGCGAAGGCACGGAGCGTCTCGACGCGACCGAATATGCCATCGCGCAGGAACGCCTCGGCGCCTCGATCTACGAAGGCTTCGATGCCGACTTCACCAATTTCGGTGTCGCTGCGCTGGCCCCGAACCTGGCTCCCTCGCTCGAACTGCTGGCGGAAACCATCCGTTCGCCCGGCCTGCGCGCCAATGTGATCGAGCGTGAGCGGGCCCGCCTGCTCAACGGCCTGTCGTCGGAGCTGAAGGATCCGAACTCGATTGCCGACCGCACCGCGCGGCAGGTGGTCTTCGGTTCGCATCCCTACGGCCTGCCGGCATCGGGTCTCGGCTCTGCCGATCGCCTGAAGTCGCTGACCGAAGCCGACCTGCGCCAGTTCCACGTGACCTGGCTGCGTCCCGACAATGCCCGTATCTACGTGGTCGGCGACACCTCGCTGGCCGAAGTGACCCGCCTGCTCGAAGCAAGCTTCGGGGACTGGAAGGCACCTGCGACGGCCAGGCCGGAACGGCTCTACAACGTCGCCATCCCGGCGCCGGAACAGCGCATCGTGCTGGTCAACCGCCCCAATTCGCCGCAGTCGGTGATCTACGGCGCACAGGTCCTCGACCTGCGCGGCCGTGACCAGGACATCACGCTCCTGTCGGCTGCGAACGAGGCGCTGGGCGGCGGCTTCCTGGCCCGCATCAACATGAACCTGCGCGAAGACAAGGGCTGGTCCTATGGCGCCGGTAGCGGCGTCGGCAACGCCTTCGACCGCGTCTATTACGGCGTGCGTGCACCGGTTCAGTCGGACCGGACCGGCGATTCGATCAGCGAGATCCGCAAGGAGATCAACGAATTCGTCGCTGCCCGCGGTGTCCAGCCGAACGAGCTGGAGCGGATCGTGAACTCGAACATGCGCGAGCTGCCCGGCCAGTTCGAGACGGCGGGCGACGTGCTCGGCGGCCTCGTGAACATCGTGCGCTACAACCGTCCGGACAATTACTACGAGACCCGGGCGCAGTTCTTCAGCAAGCTGACTGCTGCCGAACTCGATGCAGAAGCGCGCCGGAACCTGGACGAAGGCGACATGGTCTATATCGTGGTCGGTGACGCCAAGGTCGTCGAACCGCAGCTCGAAAGCCTCGGCCTCGAGGTCGAAGTCATCGAGCCGCAGGAGTAA
- a CDS encoding ATP-binding protein, translating to MTTSITIGNESSGKPVLFDIEELLATRLLVQGNSGSGKSHLLRRLLEESAGMVQQVVIDPEGDFPSLAEEFGHVVIDGSAYSPAEIEALARRIREHRASVVLDLDGLEVEQQIRCAAQFLTALFDAPREHWYPVLVVVDEAQMFAPAVAGEIAEDTRRMTLSAMTNLMCRGRKRGLAGVVATQRLAKLAKNVAAEASNFLMGRTFLDIDMVRAADLLGMERRQAERIRELERGHFLALGPAITRLPVAVKIGPVKTGLKARAEGLIALPDTAPADMADLLTRDLASDVAKAPPPPAPPPAPRVEEMEDSIARAEERQLDAPKPGVDTSAVVSRIAEIIAELAAEEGIAFQSASAQYQTFLTRCRRERLIGPMPDMQAFRRKFAVAGAGLAELDEATQAQIMHLSGMVDDDLLGPFLVIAKAAHAGETEVDEDALARAYGTSSPGRIRRLLDHLERQGLIVVREDFGGSRTVMVPGLEGQPAE from the coding sequence GTGACCACCAGCATCACCATCGGCAATGAATCGTCCGGCAAGCCGGTCCTCTTCGATATCGAGGAGCTGCTTGCCACGCGCCTGCTCGTCCAGGGCAATTCGGGCAGCGGCAAGTCGCACCTGCTGCGCCGCCTGCTCGAGGAAAGCGCAGGGATGGTGCAGCAGGTCGTGATCGACCCGGAAGGCGACTTTCCCTCGCTAGCGGAAGAATTCGGCCACGTGGTGATCGACGGCTCGGCCTATTCGCCGGCGGAGATCGAGGCGCTGGCCCGCCGCATCCGCGAACACCGCGCCAGCGTGGTGCTCGACCTCGACGGCCTCGAGGTGGAACAGCAGATCCGCTGCGCCGCACAGTTCCTGACCGCGTTGTTCGATGCCCCGCGCGAGCACTGGTATCCGGTGCTGGTGGTGGTGGACGAGGCGCAGATGTTCGCGCCTGCCGTGGCGGGCGAGATCGCCGAGGACACGCGCCGCATGACATTGTCGGCCATGACCAATCTCATGTGCCGCGGCCGCAAGCGCGGTCTGGCCGGCGTGGTGGCGACGCAGCGGCTGGCGAAGCTGGCGAAGAACGTCGCGGCGGAAGCCTCGAACTTCCTCATGGGCCGCACCTTCCTCGATATCGACATGGTCCGCGCCGCCGACCTGCTCGGCATGGAGCGGCGGCAGGCGGAACGCATCCGCGAGCTGGAGCGCGGGCATTTCCTCGCGCTCGGCCCGGCAATCACGCGCCTGCCGGTGGCGGTGAAAATCGGTCCGGTGAAGACGGGGCTCAAGGCCCGCGCCGAAGGGCTCATTGCGCTGCCCGACACGGCGCCTGCCGACATGGCCGACCTGCTCACCCGTGACCTTGCCAGCGATGTCGCCAAGGCGCCGCCGCCTCCCGCACCGCCGCCCGCGCCGCGCGTGGAGGAGATGGAGGACAGCATTGCCCGTGCAGAAGAACGCCAGCTGGATGCGCCGAAGCCCGGCGTGGACACCTCCGCCGTCGTCTCGCGCATAGCGGAGATCATCGCCGAACTGGCCGCAGAAGAAGGCATCGCCTTCCAGTCCGCCAGCGCGCAATACCAGACCTTCCTCACCCGCTGCCGCCGCGAGCGGCTGATCGGCCCCATGCCCGACATGCAGGCCTTCCGCCGCAAGTTCGCGGTTGCAGGGGCAGGCCTCGCCGAACTGGACGAGGCGACGCAGGCGCAGATCATGCACCTGTCGGGCATGGTCGACGACGATTTGCTCGGTCCGTTCCTCGTCATCGCCAAGGCCGCCCATGCGGGCGAGACCGAGGTCGACGAGGACGCGCTCGCACGCGCCTACGGCACCAGTTCGCCGGGCCGCATCCGCCGCCTGCTCGACCATCTCGAACGCCAGGGCCTGATCGTGGTGCGCGAGGATTTCGGCGGCAGCCGTACCGTCATGGTGCCAGGGCTGGAAGGCCAGCCGGCAGAATAA
- a CDS encoding S46 family peptidase, producing MRKTATIAALLACTATAPLAAKEGMFTPGQLPEIAKDLKETGLEIDPEALSDLTGFPMGAIVSLGGCSASFVSPQGLVVTNHHCARGSVQYNSTAENNYLENGFLAKAFKDELPAAPGSRIYVTTEITDVTGRMRDGVDAMSATERYETLEQRMKDITAECEAEAGYRCQVASFYGGAEYTLIKRLEVRDVRLVYAPADSIGKYGGDVDNWMWPRHTGDFAFYRAYVAPDGSAADYSENNVPYAPEHHLKVSAAGLEDGDFVMAAGYPGSTQRYATLAEVENTFDWSYPTFVTLLNDWIDTIEAAAPEGSDARVKYESRLAGLNNSEKNLRGQIEGARRVGLVDRRREREEALAAWIGADKSRAGYGKAISGLQALTVESAAEARKSFWYNNATRPALLSAAQRLYRLSKEREKENALRDPGYQDRDMTFFRQGLQALDRRYEASVDKAEWLMFLSTYIKQPEENRVAVFDKALGLTPGMTTQQLSDKLDAYYTGTTLDETATRLSLMEADAATFEASNDPFVKLAVALYPYERAKEAEGEERAGRAQALRPAYMDAIMQWQRSQGITTYPDANSTLRVTYGTVLGGSPRDGMAYLPFTTLEGILEKDTGIDPFNAPEKQLKEIREKDYGKYKLDSIGSVPVNFLSDLDSTGGNSGSATLNARAELVGLLFDGTFESVNSDWDFDPRTTRTIHVDTRYMLWVMDKVDGAQGLIEEMDIVE from the coding sequence ATGCGTAAGACCGCAACGATTGCGGCGCTGCTTGCCTGCACCGCAACCGCACCGCTTGCCGCCAAGGAAGGGATGTTCACGCCCGGCCAGCTGCCCGAAATCGCCAAGGACCTGAAGGAAACCGGTCTGGAAATCGATCCCGAAGCCCTGTCGGACCTGACCGGCTTCCCCATGGGCGCCATCGTGTCGCTGGGCGGCTGTTCGGCCAGCTTCGTCTCGCCGCAGGGCCTCGTCGTCACCAACCACCACTGCGCGCGCGGTTCGGTGCAGTACAATTCGACGGCCGAGAACAACTATCTCGAAAACGGCTTCCTCGCGAAGGCGTTCAAGGATGAACTGCCCGCCGCCCCCGGCTCGCGCATCTACGTGACGACCGAGATCACCGACGTGACCGGCCGCATGCGCGACGGTGTCGATGCCATGTCCGCGACCGAGCGCTACGAAACGCTCGAGCAGCGGATGAAGGACATCACCGCCGAATGCGAGGCCGAGGCCGGCTATCGCTGCCAGGTCGCCAGCTTCTACGGCGGCGCGGAGTACACGCTGATCAAGCGCCTCGAAGTGCGCGACGTGCGCCTCGTCTACGCTCCGGCGGATTCGATCGGCAAGTACGGCGGCGACGTCGACAACTGGATGTGGCCGCGCCACACGGGCGATTTCGCCTTCTACCGTGCCTATGTCGCGCCCGACGGTTCGGCGGCAGACTATTCCGAAAACAACGTGCCCTATGCGCCCGAGCATCACCTGAAAGTGAGCGCGGCCGGGCTCGAGGATGGCGATTTCGTCATGGCCGCGGGCTATCCCGGCTCGACCCAGCGCTATGCGACGCTGGCCGAAGTGGAGAACACCTTCGACTGGTCGTACCCGACCTTCGTCACGCTGCTGAACGACTGGATCGACACGATCGAGGCAGCCGCCCCCGAAGGGTCGGATGCGCGCGTAAAGTACGAATCGCGCCTCGCCGGCCTCAACAACAGCGAGAAGAACCTGCGCGGCCAGATCGAGGGCGCGCGCCGCGTCGGCCTCGTCGACCGTCGCCGCGAGCGCGAAGAAGCGCTGGCGGCATGGATCGGCGCCGACAAGTCGCGCGCCGGTTATGGCAAGGCGATCTCGGGCCTGCAGGCTCTCACGGTCGAAAGCGCTGCCGAAGCCCGCAAAAGCTTCTGGTACAACAACGCCACGCGTCCTGCGCTGCTGTCGGCCGCCCAGCGTCTCTATCGCCTGTCGAAGGAACGCGAGAAGGAAAACGCCCTGCGCGATCCGGGCTACCAGGACCGCGACATGACCTTCTTCCGCCAGGGCCTCCAGGCGCTCGACCGCCGGTACGAGGCCTCGGTCGACAAGGCGGAATGGCTGATGTTCCTGAGCACTTACATCAAGCAGCCCGAGGAAAACCGCGTGGCTGTCTTCGACAAGGCGCTCGGCCTGACGCCGGGCATGACCACGCAGCAGCTGTCGGACAAGCTGGACGCCTATTACACCGGCACCACGCTCGACGAGACGGCAACCCGCCTGTCGCTGATGGAAGCCGATGCGGCCACCTTCGAGGCGAGCAATGATCCCTTCGTCAAGCTGGCCGTGGCGCTCTACCCCTACGAGCGCGCCAAGGAAGCCGAGGGCGAGGAGCGTGCAGGCCGTGCACAGGCGCTGCGTCCGGCCTACATGGACGCGATCATGCAGTGGCAGCGCTCGCAAGGCATCACGACCTATCCCGATGCCAACTCGACGCTGCGCGTGACATACGGCACCGTGCTCGGCGGCTCGCCGCGTGACGGCATGGCCTACCTGCCGTTCACCACGCTGGAAGGCATCCTCGAAAAGGACACGGGTATCGATCCCTTCAACGCTCCGGAAAAGCAGCTGAAGGAAATCCGCGAGAAGGATTACGGCAAGTACAAGCTCGACAGCATCGGTTCGGTGCCGGTGAACTTCCTGTCCGATCTCGACAGCACCGGCGGCAACAGCGGCTCGGCCACGCTCAATGCGCGCGCAGAGCTGGTCGGCCTGCTGTTCGACGGCACCTTCGAAAGCGTCAATTCCGACTGGGACTTCGATCCGCGCACCACGCGCACGATCCATGTCGACACCCGCTACATGCTGTGGGTGATGGACAAGGTCGACGGCGCGCAGGGCCTGATCGAGGAAATGGACATCGTCGAATAA
- a CDS encoding acylase codes for MAKWVGRIGFALLFIVVAAFITLATWEPFWARGAEVDPPAEVYTAEIIRSEFGVPHIYGKRDRDVAYGVAIAHSEDDFSTLQDVIAMARGRYGAIAGQEGAAVDYVYHLLDARGTAERRYPELPADTRALFEAYAAGLNDYAEQNPDEIKLGNLFPVAGMDVAAGFALRQPFFFGLNGVIEPLVAGDDLRPEFGPDIPGFPRGSTDQPTEESADKIAYSPFGPDGAHNGSNAFAVTPEKSGGPTTLISNSHQPWRGGVAWYELVVESEEGWHYAGANFPGSPFPFLGHNEDLGWTNTVNTPDMVDVYKLELDETGTRYRFADEWRDLESRTVTLPVRLGPIVLPIQREVFRSVHGPVIKNENGAFAFRYGGIDNLGQLDAYYRLNKAKTLAEWESILARMDIPSTNFIYADREGNIAYVYNAALPDRRPGPNWRGILAGDDPELLWDGPVDYEKLPRLVNPASGWLYNANNAPFTAAGPGSDLSPGDFAPELGVELKQTNRSRRAWKLLSETDVLDRANLERIKYDTGYAREDYVARLWDDLEKLDLSDDPALSRARALLMQWDFTADNVGRADALALLMIREFMSSSYQNKPWPDVRAELEKAVAHLTTHFGRIDPPMGEVLRLRQGEVDLPLDGGSDTLRASTLWNVEADGRLSVKHGDSFIQWVEWEKGKRVRSRSIQPYGAATTRPASPHYADQSTLFVQHRLKPVHFWREDVLQNAKSRKTVTNRR; via the coding sequence ATGGCCAAATGGGTCGGGCGGATCGGATTTGCCCTTCTGTTCATCGTCGTCGCTGCATTCATCACGCTGGCGACCTGGGAACCGTTCTGGGCACGCGGGGCCGAAGTCGACCCGCCGGCCGAGGTCTACACGGCGGAAATCATTCGCAGCGAGTTCGGCGTGCCGCATATCTACGGCAAGCGCGACCGCGACGTGGCCTATGGTGTCGCCATCGCTCATTCGGAAGACGATTTCTCGACCCTGCAGGACGTGATCGCGATGGCACGCGGCCGCTACGGCGCGATTGCCGGACAGGAAGGCGCGGCGGTCGATTACGTCTACCACCTGCTCGACGCGCGCGGCACGGCAGAACGCCGCTATCCCGAACTGCCCGCCGATACGCGGGCGCTGTTCGAAGCCTATGCCGCGGGCCTCAACGACTATGCCGAGCAGAACCCCGACGAGATCAAGCTCGGCAACCTCTTTCCCGTGGCGGGCATGGACGTGGCTGCAGGCTTTGCGCTGCGCCAGCCATTCTTCTTCGGCCTCAACGGGGTGATCGAGCCATTGGTGGCGGGCGACGACCTGCGCCCCGAATTCGGCCCCGACATTCCCGGCTTCCCGCGCGGGTCGACGGACCAGCCGACCGAGGAAAGCGCCGACAAGATTGCCTATTCTCCCTTCGGTCCCGACGGCGCTCACAACGGCTCCAATGCCTTTGCCGTCACGCCTGAAAAGTCAGGCGGCCCCACCACGCTGATCTCCAACAGCCACCAGCCCTGGCGCGGCGGGGTCGCCTGGTACGAGCTGGTCGTGGAGAGCGAGGAAGGCTGGCACTATGCCGGGGCCAATTTCCCCGGCTCGCCCTTCCCCTTCCTCGGCCATAACGAGGACCTCGGCTGGACCAACACGGTCAACACGCCCGACATGGTCGACGTCTACAAGCTCGAACTCGACGAGACCGGCACGCGTTACCGCTTCGCCGACGAATGGCGCGACCTTGAAAGCCGCACGGTCACCCTGCCTGTCCGTCTCGGTCCGATCGTCCTGCCGATCCAGCGCGAGGTGTTCCGCTCGGTCCACGGGCCGGTGATCAAGAACGAGAACGGCGCCTTCGCCTTCCGCTATGGCGGGATCGACAACCTCGGCCAGCTCGATGCCTATTACCGGCTCAACAAGGCGAAGACCCTCGCGGAATGGGAAAGCATCCTTGCCCGCATGGACATCCCGTCGACCAATTTCATCTATGCCGACCGCGAGGGCAATATCGCCTATGTCTACAATGCCGCCCTGCCCGACCGCCGGCCGGGACCGAACTGGCGCGGCATCCTGGCGGGCGACGATCCCGAACTCCTGTGGGACGGCCCTGTCGACTACGAGAAGCTGCCGCGGCTCGTGAACCCGGCGTCGGGCTGGCTCTACAATGCCAACAATGCCCCCTTCACCGCTGCGGGGCCGGGTAGCGATTTGTCGCCCGGCGACTTCGCGCCCGAACTGGGCGTGGAGTTGAAACAGACCAATCGTTCACGCCGGGCATGGAAGCTGCTTAGTGAGACAGACGTGCTCGACCGCGCCAATCTGGAGCGGATCAAGTACGACACCGGCTATGCCCGCGAGGATTACGTCGCGCGGCTGTGGGACGATCTGGAAAAGCTCGACCTGTCGGACGATCCTGCGCTGTCGCGAGCGCGTGCCCTGCTGATGCAATGGGATTTCACCGCCGACAACGTGGGCCGCGCCGATGCGCTGGCGCTGCTGATGATCCGCGAATTCATGTCCTCGTCCTACCAGAACAAGCCGTGGCCCGATGTGCGCGCCGAACTGGAAAAGGCGGTTGCCCATCTCACCACCCATTTCGGGCGGATCGACCCGCCGATGGGCGAAGTGCTGCGCTTGCGTCAGGGCGAGGTCGACCTGCCGCTCGACGGGGGTTCGGACACGCTGCGCGCCTCGACGCTGTGGAACGTGGAGGCGGACGGGCGACTGTCGGTCAAGCACGGTGACAGCTTCATCCAGTGGGTAGAATGGGAAAAGGGCAAGCGGGTCCGCTCGCGCTCGATCCAGCCCTATGGCGCGGCCACCACGCGCCCTGCTTCACCGCATTACGCAGACCAATCTACGCTGTTCGTCCAGCACCGCTTGAAGCCGGTGCACTTCTGGCGCGAGGACGTGCTGCAAAATGCCAAGAGTCGCAAGACGGTGACCAATCGCCGCTAA
- a CDS encoding helix-turn-helix domain-containing protein, protein MTLPANRLTFSAIAALSCPLRGKGLMNRLTESIERLEALRPDLASAPVPVGLTRYWAASFGWPEDLWRGTGLTAETYSTEDISVADDLRMIGNLIELHGEEALIRKFLDWPYVPHETIVFSAPDLGAALEAVVGIINRTNPQLHLQLADDGAWCDIFISADPTLGQFRGFVEVITTLFVLRIADSYARFGPSGDGLKSSPYVEAVHADPLLLQAVNGLVPASIRRGAERTFVRLETTALRLANPGYRASTWQDLLREIGGREGAAHQQGGDLEGEITALVLASLRERGRVPQMSELAQARGTSVRSLARQLAASGISLRDLSGHAIVQVAAEKLRSTDLPVSEIALSLGYSEPSSFVRAFRKVAGMTPGKWRTLACAAGDQDASPLRRAG, encoded by the coding sequence TTGACCCTTCCTGCCAATCGATTGACATTTTCTGCCATTGCGGCACTCTCCTGCCCGTTGCGCGGAAAGGGACTGATGAACCGTCTGACGGAATCGATCGAAAGGCTCGAGGCGCTGCGGCCCGATCTCGCGTCGGCCCCCGTGCCCGTCGGCCTGACCCGCTATTGGGCGGCGAGCTTCGGCTGGCCTGAAGATTTGTGGCGCGGGACAGGTCTGACTGCAGAAACCTATTCGACGGAAGATATCTCGGTCGCCGATGACCTGCGGATGATTGGCAATCTGATTGAGTTGCACGGCGAGGAAGCACTGATCCGCAAATTCCTCGATTGGCCTTACGTCCCCCACGAGACGATTGTGTTCAGCGCTCCGGACCTTGGCGCTGCGCTCGAAGCCGTTGTGGGGATCATCAATCGCACCAATCCGCAACTGCACCTGCAACTTGCCGACGACGGAGCGTGGTGCGACATATTCATCTCCGCCGATCCCACGCTCGGGCAGTTCCGCGGCTTCGTGGAGGTGATCACGACCCTGTTCGTGCTGCGCATTGCCGATTCCTATGCGCGCTTCGGACCGTCCGGTGATGGCCTGAAGAGCTCGCCCTATGTGGAAGCAGTGCATGCGGACCCGCTCTTGCTGCAAGCCGTCAACGGGCTTGTTCCCGCAAGCATCAGGAGAGGGGCGGAGCGAACTTTCGTCCGGCTGGAGACAACGGCCCTCAGGCTGGCGAACCCCGGTTATCGCGCGTCGACTTGGCAGGATCTGCTGCGCGAGATTGGCGGCAGGGAAGGAGCAGCGCACCAGCAGGGCGGCGATCTCGAGGGCGAGATTACTGCGCTTGTGCTTGCATCGCTGCGCGAACGCGGTCGCGTGCCGCAGATGAGTGAACTAGCGCAGGCGAGAGGGACGTCGGTCCGGTCGCTTGCCCGGCAACTGGCTGCCAGCGGGATATCCCTGCGCGACCTTTCGGGTCATGCGATTGTGCAGGTGGCGGCGGAGAAGCTGCGCTCGACCGACCTCCCGGTATCCGAAATCGCTCTGAGCCTTGGCTATTCCGAGCCTTCCAGCTTCGTCCGGGCGTTCCGCAAGGTAGCGGGAATGACGCCGGGCAAGTGGCGTACGCTGGCCTGCGCGGCCGGGGACCAAGATGCCTCGCCATTGCGGCGGGCAGGATAG